The Cryptomeria japonica chromosome 9, Sugi_1.0, whole genome shotgun sequence DNA segment ATGATATACTCTACAATGGAAAGAATGCAAAGAATGCAACATCGGCACTGTTGGCGGCTCCTGATGGAGCAAATCTTACTGTTAGGAATGGTAATAACCATTTTGGATATCTAGCTATGTTTGATGATCCCATTACTCTTGACAATAATTTGCACTCCCCTCCACTGGGAATAGCCCGAGGTTTTTCGTTCTATGACATGAAGAATACCTTCAGCTCTTCGGTAGGATTCACATTTGTGCTGAATTCTAAGCATTGCAAGGGAACTATCGCTTTCAATGGAGCAGATCCAATCTTGACTAAGTACAGAGACATATCTGTAGTGGGTGGTACATGTGATTTCTTAATGGCTAGAGGAATTGCTACTATCAGCACTGATGCATTCGAGGGAGACGTTTATTTTCGTCTCAGGGTGCATATCGCACTTTATGAATGTTACTGATTAATGTTATATTGATGAATCTAATTTGCATGGACTACTTATAATATTGTTATAATATGGAATATGATCCAAATGTTGAATAACTGTGAACATTTAAAGGTTTTAATTGTTGTTATAATAG contains these protein-coding regions:
- the LOC131046971 gene encoding disease resistance response protein 206-like encodes the protein MASGYCARVLQVCFLLLSMSIVMFKAVDGHGWKKNQLPKPCKNLVLYFHDILYNGKNAKNATSALLAAPDGANLTVRNGNNHFGYLAMFDDPITLDNNLHSPPLGIARGFSFYDMKNTFSSSVGFTFVLNSKHCKGTIAFNGADPILTKYRDISVVGGTCDFLMARGIATISTDAFEGDVYFRLRVHIALYECY